Proteins encoded by one window of Aphis gossypii isolate Hap1 chromosome X, ASM2018417v2, whole genome shotgun sequence:
- the LOC126551650 gene encoding uncharacterized protein LOC126551650 has product MNGECFREWLESVLPRLKNNAVILMDNAPYHSVKQEKCPNVNTRKADIIAWLESKGEVVDTSMVIRELISIVNRLKPMYNKYVIDEMVKTHNEDILRLPPYHCELNPIELAWSSIKTYVRKNNSTFKLPDVNRLLIEGIQRVDSEMWKNFIKHVVDEEDKLWNMDIVVDELTAEQEPCVLNLAPDDSDSDSESDSDSESDLDSDNDVRPLSDV; this is encoded by the coding sequence ATGAATGGTGAATGTTTTCGTGAATGGTTGGAAAGTGTTTTGCCTAGACTTAAAAATAACGCTGTTATTCTTATGGATAACGCCCCTTATCACTCCGTAAAACAAGAGAAGTGCCCAAATGTAAATACAAGAAAAGCCGATATTATTGCGTGGCTTGAGAGCAAAGGAGAGGTTGTTGATACGTCTATGGTTATTCGAGAACTAATTTCGATTGTCAATAGACTTAAGCCAATGTACAACAAATACGTCATAGATGAAATGGTCAAGACACATAATGAAGATATACTTCGATTACCACCATATCATTGCGAGCTCAATCCGATTGAGCTCGCCTGGTCCAGTATAAAAACCTATGTGAGAAAGAATAATTCCACTTTCAAGTTGCCTGATGTCAATCGATTATTAATCGAAGGCATCCAGAGGGTAGATTCTGAGATgtggaaaaattttattaaacatgtaGTTGACGAGGAAGATAAATTATGGAACATGGACATCGTTGTTGATGAGTTGACGGCTGAACAAGAACCATGTGTTTTAAATCTGGCCCCCGATGACTCGGACTCGGACTCAGAATCGGACTCAGACTCAGAATCGGACTTGGACTCAGATAACGACGTCAGACCTCTTTCAGACGTGTAA